The region GCATCCCCTACGGCAACGGCCTGGTGAAGAACTCCTACGTCGGCCGCACCTTCATCCAGCCGTCGCAGACGATCCGCCAGCTCGGCATCCGGCTCAAGCTGAACCCGCTGCGCGAGGTGATCCGCGGCAAGCGGCTGGTCGTGGTGGACGACTCGATCGTTCGGGGTAACACCCAGCGCGCCCTGGTCCGGATGCTGCGCGAGGCCGGTGCGATCGAGGTGCACGTACGGATCGCCTCCCCGCCGGTGAAGTGGCCGTGCTTCTACGGCATCGACTTCGCCTCCCGCGCCGAGCTGATCGCCAACGGCCTGGACATGGACGGGGTGCGCCGCTCCATCGGCGCGGACAGCCTCGGCCACGTGTCGCTGGACGGGCTCGTCGCGGCGACCGAACAGCCCCGCACCCGGCTGTGCGCGGCCTGCTTCGACGGCGACTACCCGATTCCGCTGCCGGACGACGCGCGGATCGGCAAGTACCTGCTGGAAGGTCTCGACCAGGCCGAACGAGGCATCGCGGGACCGGCCGAACCGGTGCTGCCGAGCAGCTACGGCGCGGCCGACGCGCTGCAGCGGCCCTGAGAATCGCACCGATTCCGCCCCCCGGGGTTCGCCATCGACGCGTAGCGTTGTCCGTGCTACACATGCGCGTCCGGCGAATCGCAAACTCGCACCAAGATGTGGAGCCAGTCGTGTCCGAAGACCTGCTCGCAGGGTCTGCCCAGACCGAGAGTCCGAAAGCCACCTACGCCGCGGCGGGCGTAAGCATCGAGGCCGGCGACGAGGCGGTCGAGAAGATGCGCCCGTGGGCGCAGCGCGCGACCCGGCCCGAGGTGCTCGGCTCCCTTGGCGGCTTCGCCGGGTTGTTCCGGCTCAAGCTCGACCGCTGGAAAGAGCCGGTGCTGGCATCTTCCACCGACGGGGTGGGCACCAAGCTCGCCGTCGCGCAGGCGATGGACCTGCACGACACCGTCGGCATCGACCTGATCGCGATGGTGGTCGACGACCTGGTGGTCTGCGGTGCCGAGCCGCTGTTCCTGCAGGACTACATCGCGGTCGGCAAGGTCGTGCCGGAACGGATCGCCGACCTGGTCAAGGGCATCTCGGAGGGCTGCGTGCAGGCCGGCTGCGCGCTGCTTGGCGGGGAGACCGCCGAGCACCCCGGCATGATGGCGCCCGGCGAGTACGACATCTCGGCCACCGGCGTCGGGGTCGTGGAGGCGGACGCGATGCTCGGCCCGGACAAGGTCCGCCCGGGCGACGTGGTGATCGCGATGGGCTCGTCGGGCCTGCATTCCAACGGGTACTCGCTGGCCCGCCATGTGCTGCTGGACATCGCCCGGGTGCCGCTGGAGGGCCACGTCGAGGAGTTCGGCCGGACCCTCGGCGAGGAGCTGCTGGAGCCGACCCGGATCTACGCCAAGGACTGCCTGGCGCTGGCCGCGGAGGCGGGTGTGCGGACGTTCGCGCACATCACCGGCGGTGGCCTGGCGCAGAACCTGGCGCGGGTGATCCCGCCCGGGCTGACCGCGGTGCTGGACCGGGGCAGCTGGACGCCGGCCCCGGTGTTCCGGATGATCGCCCAGCGCGGCCGGGTCGACGCCGAGGAGATGGAACGCACCTTCAACATGGGCATCGGCATGGTCGCCGTGGTGACCGCCGAAGACGTGGACCGCGCCCTGGCGGTGCTCACGGCCCGTCACGTGCCCGCCTGGGTGCTCGGCGAGGTCGCCAAGCAGCCGTCCGTCGAGGGCACCGGCGAGCAGGACCGCGTGGTGCTGCGCGGCAACCACCCGCGCTTCTGAACACCTACCGTGCCCCGGTCCGGGCGGCCGTCACGCCCCGGACCAGGCGCGAGAAGTCTGTGATCGCGGCCGGGAATGCCGAAGGGCTCCCGGCCG is a window of Saccharopolyspora phatthalungensis DNA encoding:
- the purM gene encoding phosphoribosylformylglycinamidine cyclo-ligase produces the protein MSEDLLAGSAQTESPKATYAAAGVSIEAGDEAVEKMRPWAQRATRPEVLGSLGGFAGLFRLKLDRWKEPVLASSTDGVGTKLAVAQAMDLHDTVGIDLIAMVVDDLVVCGAEPLFLQDYIAVGKVVPERIADLVKGISEGCVQAGCALLGGETAEHPGMMAPGEYDISATGVGVVEADAMLGPDKVRPGDVVIAMGSSGLHSNGYSLARHVLLDIARVPLEGHVEEFGRTLGEELLEPTRIYAKDCLALAAEAGVRTFAHITGGGLAQNLARVIPPGLTAVLDRGSWTPAPVFRMIAQRGRVDAEEMERTFNMGIGMVAVVTAEDVDRALAVLTARHVPAWVLGEVAKQPSVEGTGEQDRVVLRGNHPRF